A segment of the Alistipes communis genome:
GCGACTTGATCTTGGCCGCAGGGCCGTTCACCGATGCCGATTCGACGACGTCGGGATAGATCGTGCCCTGCGCCAGCCACTTCACGTCGGCGAGCTGCTGCGCCTCGGCATTGAAGACCTCCACGAAGTCGCGGCCGATGATCTTGCGCTTGGCCTCGGGATCGGTTACTCCGGCCAGGTCGCCCAGGAACTTGTCGCCGGCCTTGACGCCCTTGACGTTGAGTCCCATGCCCTTGTAGGAATCGAGGACGCTTTCGAACTCGTTCTTGCGCAGTAGACCCGAATCGACGAAGATGCAGTGCAGGTTCTCGCCGATGGCGCGGTGCAGCAGCACGGCGGCAACCGTGGAGTCCACGCCGCCCGAGAGCCCCAGCACGACCTTGTCGTCTCCGATCTTCTCGCGCAGTTCGCGGACGGTCGTCTCGACGAAACTCTCCGACGTCCACGACTGTGCGCAGCTGCAGATGCCCACGACGAAATTCCGGAGCAGCTGCACGCCGTCGGTCGAGTGGTAAACCTCCGGATGGAACTGGATGGCCCACGTCGGTTCGCCCTCGATGCGGTAGGCGGCCACGTGCACCTCGGCCGTCGAAGCCACGATGCGGTAGCCGTCGGGCACGCGGGTGATCGTGTCGCCGTGCGACATCCACACCTGCGTGGTGCGGGGCAGTCCCTCCATGAGCCGGTCGTCGGGTTCGACTACGGTGAGCATCGCCCGTCCGTATTCGCGGCTCGGGGCGGGCGTCACCTCGCCGCCGAAGTGCTGGGCGAGGTATTGCGCGCCGTAGCAGACGCCCAGCAGCGGCAGCCGGCCCTTGATCGCCGAGAGGTCGATGCGGGGGGCTCCCGCATCGCGCACGGAGAAGGGCGAGCCCGAGAGAATCACGCCGCGCACCGACGCGTCGATGGCGGGCAGGTGGTTGAAGGGGTGGATTTCGCAGTAAACGCTCAGCTCGCGTACGCGGCGGGCGATGAGCTGCGTGTACTGCGAGCCGAAGTCGATGATTAGGATTTTTTCCTGCATAGCGTCTGAGTATCGTAGGTTTCGGATCGACGGGGCAATCAGTGTTCGCTGCTGTAATT
Coding sequences within it:
- the guaA gene encoding glutamine-hydrolyzing GMP synthase is translated as MQEKILIIDFGSQYTQLIARRVRELSVYCEIHPFNHLPAIDASVRGVILSGSPFSVRDAGAPRIDLSAIKGRLPLLGVCYGAQYLAQHFGGEVTPAPSREYGRAMLTVVEPDDRLMEGLPRTTQVWMSHGDTITRVPDGYRIVASTAEVHVAAYRIEGEPTWAIQFHPEVYHSTDGVQLLRNFVVGICSCAQSWTSESFVETTVRELREKIGDDKVVLGLSGGVDSTVAAVLLHRAIGENLHCIFVDSGLLRKNEFESVLDSYKGMGLNVKGVKAGDKFLGDLAGVTDPEAKRKIIGRDFVEVFNAEAQQLADVKWLAQGTIYPDVVESASVNGPAAKIKSHHNVGGLPEHMHLKVVEPLRLLFKDEVRRVGRSLGIGEELIGRHPFPGPGLAIRILGEITPERVEILQNVDKIYIDALREHGLYDQVWQAGVILLPVKSVGVMGDERTYESCVALRAVASTDGMTADWVHLPYEFLARVSNDIINKVRGVNRVVYDISSKPPATIEWE